Proteins encoded within one genomic window of Thermoleophilaceae bacterium:
- a CDS encoding PP2C family protein-serine/threonine phosphatase, with translation MTPSRVRVRRVAVALATAACLLGTTLPAVAGGKDKKPPPPPSQPGPAPAPEADERRSRPAPPPAAPAPAQPGPRRQGRSRSGGDRSDRGDRGGNGNGDGGGSKAKKRDSDDDRGSSGGDAGSRGNAAPAGGDSTSGSAGSSASTPAPQPAAPQPAAPQPAPTGQSGGGVTTDEPARRRSSSGADRGGSGSAPERRSAGPGTGPAPGFAPAPVITAEPDGDAALSPLGPVGPAADGLEATVVPPERSAAGRATDFRSADRGEFPPVTQTVERIVEVVPAPIKAALLALALVALMFAIHSFSAGRRARRLARQREHLLDEVGLLQAALLPAVPARLGDLVSTVAYRPADGPAAGGDFYDAFAFDGGRVGVIVGDISGHGREALARTALMRYTLRAYLDAGLEPRAALKVAGSVLDDDLGTDFATVVVAVYDPDAGTLTYASAGHPPPILLGPPAHEPATSHSSPPVGVGATTGLRQTTVGLPHGSIACFFTDGMTDARVGGDLLGRERLAELLAELGPEVTAPELLDGVAALAERTPDDMAACILHAHGHGGGTLRVEELEVSRADLAGDSVPRFLRECGIPTSEMPQLFRDATDMAREAGTAVLRVRLGDWRPGVDVLPGNVETIAGAIRRRASVAQSS, from the coding sequence ATGACCCCGTCCCGTGTCAGGGTCCGGCGCGTCGCCGTGGCGCTCGCCACGGCTGCGTGCCTGCTGGGCACCACCCTTCCGGCCGTGGCCGGCGGCAAGGACAAGAAGCCGCCGCCCCCGCCCAGCCAGCCGGGTCCCGCGCCCGCGCCCGAGGCGGACGAGCGGCGGTCCCGGCCGGCCCCGCCGCCGGCGGCTCCCGCCCCGGCGCAGCCCGGGCCGCGCCGGCAGGGGCGCTCGCGCTCGGGCGGCGACCGCAGCGACCGCGGCGATCGCGGCGGCAACGGCAACGGCGACGGCGGTGGGTCCAAGGCCAAGAAGCGCGACTCCGACGACGACCGCGGGTCGTCCGGCGGCGACGCCGGCTCGCGCGGGAACGCCGCACCGGCCGGCGGCGACTCGACCAGCGGCTCTGCGGGCTCTTCGGCCTCCACCCCCGCCCCTCAGCCCGCCGCGCCGCAGCCAGCCGCGCCACAGCCTGCCCCCACCGGCCAGTCCGGCGGCGGCGTCACCACGGACGAGCCTGCTCGCCGGCGCAGCTCGAGCGGCGCTGACCGCGGGGGCTCCGGCAGCGCGCCGGAGCGCCGGAGCGCCGGCCCGGGCACAGGGCCCGCCCCCGGCTTCGCCCCGGCCCCTGTCATCACGGCCGAGCCGGACGGCGACGCCGCCCTGTCACCGCTCGGCCCCGTAGGCCCCGCGGCGGACGGCCTCGAGGCCACGGTGGTCCCGCCCGAGCGCAGCGCTGCCGGCCGAGCCACCGACTTCCGGTCGGCCGACCGCGGTGAGTTCCCGCCGGTCACCCAGACCGTCGAGCGGATCGTGGAGGTCGTGCCCGCGCCGATCAAGGCCGCGCTGCTGGCGCTCGCCCTGGTCGCGCTGATGTTCGCCATCCACTCCTTCAGCGCCGGGCGCCGCGCGCGGCGCCTGGCACGCCAGCGCGAGCATCTGCTCGACGAGGTCGGCCTGCTCCAGGCCGCACTGCTTCCCGCCGTGCCCGCGCGGCTCGGCGACCTGGTCTCCACCGTGGCGTACCGCCCCGCCGACGGGCCCGCCGCCGGGGGCGACTTCTACGACGCGTTCGCCTTCGACGGCGGCCGCGTGGGCGTCATCGTGGGCGACATCTCGGGCCATGGCCGTGAGGCTCTGGCCCGCACCGCGCTCATGCGCTACACGCTGCGGGCGTATCTGGACGCCGGCCTCGAGCCGCGCGCCGCGCTCAAGGTCGCCGGCAGCGTGCTCGACGACGACCTCGGTACGGATTTCGCCACGGTCGTGGTGGCGGTCTACGACCCCGACGCCGGCACGCTCACATACGCCAGCGCCGGCCATCCGCCCCCCATCCTGCTCGGCCCGCCGGCGCACGAGCCCGCCACGAGCCACTCCTCCCCGCCGGTCGGCGTGGGGGCCACCACCGGGCTGCGCCAGACCACCGTCGGCCTGCCGCACGGCTCCATTGCCTGCTTCTTCACCGACGGCATGACCGACGCCCGCGTGGGCGGCGACCTGCTCGGGCGCGAGCGCCTGGCGGAGCTGCTCGCCGAGCTCGGCCCGGAGGTCACCGCCCCCGAGCTGCTGGACGGGGTCGCGGCGCTCGCCGAGCGCACGCCCGACGACATGGCGGCCTGCATCCTCCATGCGCACGGCCACGGCGGAGGCACGCTCCGCGTGGAGGAGCTCGAGGTGTCGCGCGCGGACCTGGCGGGCGACTCCGTGCCGCGCTTCCTGCGCGAGTGCGGCATCCCGACGTCCGAGATGCCGCAGCTCTTCCGCGACGCCACGGACATGGCGCGCGAGGCCGGCACCGCCGTGCTGCGCGTGCGCCTGGGCGACTGGCGCCCGGGCGTCGACGTTCTGCCCGGCAACGTCGAGACCATCGCCGGCGCGATTCGACGCCGCGCGAGCGTCGCCCAGAGCTCGTAG
- a CDS encoding alpha/beta fold hydrolase, protein MGDLDGDFGGTFPFEARFAAVGDVRLHYVDEGPRDAAPILMLHGNPTWSYMYRGPIASLAARGHRCVAFDHMGFGRSDKPADPRRYRLAGHVENAVGLLDQLDLTDVTLLLHDWGGPIGLGAAVERPDRVRAIVAMNTWAWELPSFLPPFLRQFRSEGLGELLALGANLFVESIPGGMFRRDADPRMMDAYRAPFPDYWSRIGTLAFPRDIPLTERDPSASAIARIQDSLPGMDRPLLLVWGMRDRVFQPVFIEQWRELVPGVRVVALEDASHYLVEDRPDAVADAVHEFVKNL, encoded by the coding sequence ATGGGCGATCTCGACGGCGACTTCGGAGGCACCTTCCCCTTCGAGGCCCGCTTCGCGGCCGTGGGCGACGTCCGGCTGCACTACGTGGACGAGGGGCCGCGCGACGCCGCGCCCATCCTCATGCTCCACGGCAATCCCACGTGGAGCTACATGTACCGCGGGCCGATCGCGTCGCTGGCCGCGCGCGGCCACCGCTGCGTGGCCTTCGACCACATGGGCTTCGGCCGCTCGGACAAGCCCGCCGACCCGCGCCGCTACCGCCTGGCCGGCCACGTGGAGAACGCCGTCGGGCTGCTGGACCAGCTGGACCTGACGGACGTCACGCTGCTGCTGCACGACTGGGGCGGGCCGATCGGGCTGGGCGCGGCGGTCGAGCGCCCCGACCGGGTCCGCGCGATCGTGGCGATGAACACCTGGGCCTGGGAGCTGCCCAGCTTCCTGCCGCCTTTCCTGCGCCAGTTCCGCAGCGAGGGCCTCGGGGAGCTGCTGGCACTCGGCGCCAACCTGTTCGTCGAATCGATCCCCGGGGGGATGTTCCGGCGTGACGCCGACCCGCGGATGATGGACGCCTACCGCGCACCGTTCCCCGACTACTGGTCGCGCATCGGCACGCTGGCCTTTCCGCGCGACATCCCGCTCACCGAGCGCGACCCGAGCGCGTCCGCCATTGCCCGCATCCAGGACAGCCTGCCCGGGATGGACCGGCCCCTGTTGCTCGTCTGGGGCATGCGCGATCGCGTGTTCCAACCGGTCTTCATCGAGCAGTGGCGCGAGCTCGTGCCGGGCGTCCGGGTGGTGGCGCTGGAGGACGCAAGCCACTATCTGGTGGAGGACCGGCCGGACGCCGTGGCCGACGCCGTGCACGAATTCGTCAAGAACCTGTGA
- a CDS encoding MlaD family protein, with translation MQKQAPGVGKILTMAAFTLSCFGLLTFLWLSFGGPLPLNPQGYRFEVAIPEAATLTEEADVRLAGINVGRVKGKQLEQPNRTLVEIEIDSAYAPIPEDTRAILRQKTLLGETYVELTPGDEDAGDLADGGRLEDANVDETVEVDEILSAFDEPTRQAFQTWVAELEKVVADGRGQDFNDALGNLPGFAESGADVLEVLDTQEQAVTELINNTGQVFRALGRREGQLASLIRNGNDVFEATASRDDALAETFAVFPTFLDESRFTLDRLEGFSRRTRPLVRELEPVADDLGPTVRDVGDLAPDLENLFRDLDPLIEVSDRNLPRLEKILREAGPLFEGLFPFLEELNPILSFANFDQRVLALFFQTGGATLNGGILSDDPTGEEVPERYVRGFGIINAKGLSLTSDDNVPPDFIGNTYPEPNAYERAPALGAIEAFTCAQTGEPGNGERPDAAPGLVPCFVKPPSLYGGTQYPRLGRGEGDLVAPPAGGEGSQPADPSG, from the coding sequence ATGCAGAAGCAGGCTCCAGGCGTCGGCAAGATCCTCACGATGGCGGCGTTCACGCTGTCGTGCTTCGGCCTGCTCACCTTCCTGTGGCTGTCGTTCGGCGGCCCGCTGCCGCTCAATCCGCAGGGCTACCGCTTCGAGGTGGCCATCCCCGAGGCCGCCACGCTCACCGAGGAAGCCGACGTCCGCCTGGCCGGCATCAACGTCGGCAGGGTCAAGGGCAAGCAGCTCGAGCAGCCCAACCGCACGCTGGTGGAGATCGAGATCGACAGCGCCTACGCACCGATCCCCGAGGACACGCGCGCCATCCTGCGCCAGAAGACGCTGCTCGGAGAGACCTACGTGGAGCTCACGCCCGGCGACGAGGACGCCGGCGACCTGGCCGACGGCGGCCGCCTGGAGGACGCCAACGTGGACGAGACCGTGGAGGTCGACGAGATCCTCTCGGCATTCGACGAGCCCACCCGCCAGGCGTTCCAGACCTGGGTGGCCGAGCTGGAGAAGGTCGTCGCCGACGGTCGCGGCCAGGACTTCAACGACGCCCTCGGCAACCTGCCCGGCTTCGCGGAGAGCGGCGCCGACGTGCTTGAGGTGCTCGACACCCAGGAGCAGGCCGTCACAGAGCTGATCAACAACACGGGCCAGGTGTTCCGTGCGCTCGGACGGCGCGAGGGTCAGCTCGCGTCGCTCATCCGCAACGGCAACGACGTCTTCGAGGCCACCGCCTCGCGCGACGACGCGCTGGCCGAGACCTTCGCCGTGTTCCCCACCTTCCTCGACGAGTCCCGTTTCACCCTCGACCGGCTCGAGGGCTTCTCGCGGCGCACGCGCCCGCTCGTGAGGGAGCTCGAGCCCGTGGCCGACGATCTCGGCCCCACCGTCCGCGACGTGGGCGACCTCGCGCCGGACCTGGAGAACCTGTTCCGTGACCTCGACCCGCTCATCGAGGTCTCGGACCGCAACCTGCCGCGGCTGGAGAAGATCCTGCGCGAGGCCGGGCCGCTGTTCGAGGGGCTCTTCCCCTTCCTCGAGGAGCTCAACCCGATCCTCTCCTTCGCGAACTTCGACCAGCGCGTGCTGGCGCTGTTCTTCCAGACCGGCGGGGCCACGCTCAACGGCGGCATCCTGTCCGACGACCCGACCGGCGAGGAGGTGCCCGAGCGCTACGTCCGCGGCTTCGGCATCATCAACGCCAAGGGCCTGTCGCTGACCAGCGACGACAACGTGCCCCCGGACTTCATCGGGAACACCTATCCCGAGCCCAATGCCTATGAGCGCGCGCCGGCGCTCGGGGCCATCGAGGCCTTCACCTGCGCGCAGACCGGCGAGCCCGGCAACGGCGAGCGGCCCGACGCCGCGCCGGGGCTGGTGCCGTGCTTCGTGAAGCCGCCGTCGCTCTACGGCGGCACGCAGTACCCGCGCCTCGGGCGCGGCGAGGGCGACCTGGTGGCGCCGCCGGCCGGCGGCGAGGGCTCGCAGCCGGCCGATCCGAGCGGCTGA
- a CDS encoding Ppx/GppA phosphatase family protein, producing MRVAVVDLGTNSTRLLVAEVDDGRITAELDRRTSVTRLGEQVDASGRLADAAVERVFAALEGYREAIEGAGARVAVATSAVRDAANGEAFRAQLRERFGIDARTISGDEEARLTFLGATSGRPADGETLVLDIGGGSTEYVTGVPGAAPDFHVSTRAGSVRQTERHLSTDPPSPDEVAELAEAVRGIVASEVPDFVRATTTRGIAVAGTATSLAAIDQELDPYDPERVHGYTLSLAAAERILAMLAALALAQRRETAGLHPDRAPTIVAGAVILVESMRAFGLDEMEVSEADILHGAALQAGERTGP from the coding sequence ATGCGCGTCGCCGTCGTCGACCTCGGCACGAACTCCACCCGGCTGCTCGTGGCCGAGGTGGACGACGGCCGCATCACGGCAGAGCTCGACCGTCGCACCAGCGTCACGCGCCTGGGTGAGCAGGTGGATGCCAGCGGCCGGCTGGCGGACGCCGCCGTGGAGCGGGTGTTCGCGGCGCTCGAGGGCTACCGCGAAGCGATCGAGGGAGCCGGGGCCCGCGTGGCGGTGGCCACCAGCGCCGTGCGCGACGCCGCCAACGGCGAGGCGTTCCGCGCGCAGCTGCGCGAGCGCTTCGGGATCGATGCGCGCACGATCTCCGGTGACGAGGAGGCGCGCCTCACCTTCCTCGGGGCGACGAGCGGCCGGCCGGCCGACGGCGAGACCCTCGTGCTCGACATCGGCGGCGGCAGCACGGAGTACGTGACCGGCGTACCCGGCGCGGCGCCGGACTTCCACGTGTCCACGCGCGCGGGATCGGTGCGCCAGACCGAGCGCCACCTGAGCACGGACCCGCCGTCGCCGGACGAGGTCGCCGAGCTCGCGGAGGCGGTGCGGGGGATCGTGGCGAGCGAGGTACCGGACTTCGTGCGCGCGACAACCACCCGCGGCATCGCCGTGGCCGGCACCGCCACGTCGCTGGCCGCCATCGACCAGGAGCTCGACCCCTACGACCCCGAGCGCGTGCACGGGTACACGCTGAGCCTGGCCGCCGCCGAGCGGATCCTGGCCATGCTCGCAGCGCTGGCGCTTGCCCAGCGGCGCGAGACAGCGGGCCTGCATCCCGACCGCGCCCCCACGATCGTGGCCGGCGCGGTGATCCTCGTTGAGTCCATGCGCGCTTTCGGCCTGGACGAGATGGAGGTAAGCGAGGCCGACATCCTGCACGGAGCGGCGCTTCAGGCCGGCGAGCGGACCGGCCCCTGA
- a CDS encoding acetolactate synthase, with protein MSTETPSQEATQVHGGRLVAQRLRAHGVSKLFTLSGGHLFSIYDGCREEGIDIVDTRHEQSAAFAAEGWAKVTREPGVCALTAGPGVTNGMSAMGAALQNNSPMLVLGGRAPAFRWGQGSLQEIDHVPFVSPLVKSARTAGTTAEIPGLVDQALRATLEPPTGPTFVDFPLDQVFMEGEGAAGGAAELPDPRSVPAADGVDRAAELLRGAERPAIMAGTGLYWAHGEEALVRLSEELGIPVLVNGLARGCMPADHANFFSRARSDALKGADVALVIGVPMDFRLGFGGSFGEDTQIVVVGDAPPERAHPREVAAELYGGVGATLDALREGAAGGPDRSGWIASLRAVEDEKRAGEAEQLSDSRSPLHPMRLYAELAQVLDRDAVVVGDGGDFVSYAGRVVQTYEPGCWMDPGPFGCLGAGPGYAMAAKLARPDKQVCLLMGDGAFGFAGMEFDTMVRHGIPVVAVMGNNGIWALEKHPMEFLYGYSVAAELQPECRYDKVVEALGGHGELVRSPDELRPALERAFESGRPALVNVLTDPTVVYPRKANLA; from the coding sequence ATGTCCACCGAAACGCCTTCACAGGAGGCGACGCAGGTCCACGGCGGGCGGCTGGTCGCCCAGCGTCTGCGGGCCCACGGCGTCTCGAAGCTCTTCACCCTGTCCGGCGGCCACCTGTTCTCGATCTACGACGGCTGCCGCGAGGAGGGGATCGACATCGTCGACACCCGCCACGAGCAGTCCGCGGCCTTCGCCGCCGAGGGCTGGGCCAAGGTCACGCGCGAGCCCGGCGTGTGCGCGCTGACCGCCGGCCCGGGTGTGACCAACGGGATGAGCGCGATGGGCGCCGCTCTGCAGAACAACTCGCCCATGCTGGTGCTCGGCGGCCGGGCTCCCGCGTTCCGCTGGGGGCAGGGGTCCCTGCAGGAGATCGACCACGTGCCGTTCGTCTCCCCGCTGGTCAAGTCGGCACGCACGGCCGGGACGACAGCCGAGATCCCCGGCCTGGTGGACCAGGCGCTGCGCGCCACGCTCGAGCCTCCCACCGGCCCCACGTTCGTGGACTTCCCGCTCGACCAGGTCTTCATGGAGGGCGAGGGCGCCGCCGGTGGCGCCGCCGAGCTGCCCGATCCGCGTTCGGTTCCCGCCGCCGACGGCGTGGACCGCGCGGCCGAGCTCCTGCGCGGCGCCGAGCGCCCGGCCATCATGGCCGGCACCGGGCTCTACTGGGCCCACGGGGAGGAGGCGCTCGTGCGCCTCAGCGAGGAGCTCGGCATCCCCGTGCTCGTCAACGGCCTGGCGCGCGGCTGCATGCCCGCCGACCACGCGAACTTCTTCTCGCGCGCGCGATCCGACGCCCTGAAGGGCGCCGACGTGGCGCTGGTCATCGGCGTGCCGATGGACTTCCGCCTCGGTTTCGGCGGCTCGTTCGGCGAGGACACGCAGATCGTGGTCGTCGGTGACGCGCCGCCCGAGCGCGCGCATCCGCGCGAGGTGGCGGCCGAGCTCTACGGCGGCGTGGGCGCCACGCTCGACGCGCTGCGCGAGGGCGCCGCGGGCGGACCGGACCGCTCCGGCTGGATCGCGTCGCTGCGCGCTGTCGAGGACGAGAAGCGTGCGGGCGAGGCCGAGCAGCTATCGGACTCGCGCTCGCCGCTTCACCCGATGCGCCTCTACGCCGAGCTCGCGCAGGTGCTCGACCGCGACGCCGTGGTGGTGGGCGACGGGGGCGACTTCGTCTCCTATGCGGGCCGCGTCGTGCAGACCTACGAGCCGGGCTGCTGGATGGACCCGGGCCCGTTCGGCTGTCTGGGCGCGGGCCCCGGCTACGCCATGGCCGCCAAGCTCGCCCGGCCGGACAAGCAGGTCTGCCTGCTGATGGGCGACGGCGCCTTCGGCTTCGCGGGGATGGAGTTCGACACCATGGTGCGCCACGGCATCCCCGTGGTCGCCGTGATGGGCAACAACGGCATCTGGGCGCTCGAGAAGCATCCGATGGAGTTCCTCTACGGCTACTCCGTGGCGGCCGAGCTCCAGCCGGAGTGCCGCTACGACAAGGTGGTCGAGGCCCTGGGCGGGCACGGCGAGCTCGTGCGCTCGCCGGACGAGCTGCGCCCGGCGCTCGAGCGCGCGTTCGAGTCGGGCAGGCCGGCGCTCGTGAACGTGCTCACCGACCCCACCGTCGTATATCCGCGCAAGGCCAACTTGGCCTGA
- a CDS encoding NHL repeat-containing protein, which produces MTLTLARIIRPLALAAAGCALAAPAPAAAISFEADGAIPGFAQPTGVATDDAGRVYVADTARGRVEIHGNARSGNALLRTLGDDVLDCPVGIRIDNRGRIYVADACLDRVVMFDSYVDDGTVRRTFGGTGQAFGQMDDPRFLAVDRSARVHVAERGNVRVQSWRPSGGRQVPVSAFGVAQPPTFLAPEGLVRDAAGRVYVSDDSAADGEVRVFDRRGLHLETIAGPGSGPGQVSAPRGLARDPLGRLLVADSGNGRVQVYALPTAVETGEDGAGADDEEAQQGRVSQAAPGARYLDALVGLSRPADAAVAPGAMLYVADPGSGRVLRFRYDDADRDGALDGRDTCPGLPDPVQRDTDRDGAGDECDADDDGDGIPDAADACPRTRRGSDANGDGCGDPRSRISAPRDRKVFRARRPPSRLVGRASADELGVASVQYALARVRGRRCAWYTGRRFGRPRSCSRPVWLDARGAGRWEARVRIRGRGSYRLLSRAIQSGGVTESTLTRQNTKRFRVR; this is translated from the coding sequence GTGACCCTCACCCTCGCACGCATCATCCGACCACTCGCGCTCGCAGCCGCCGGCTGCGCTCTCGCCGCGCCCGCGCCCGCGGCGGCCATCAGCTTCGAAGCCGACGGCGCCATCCCGGGCTTCGCCCAGCCCACGGGCGTCGCGACGGACGACGCCGGGCGGGTGTACGTGGCCGACACGGCCCGCGGACGGGTGGAGATCCACGGCAACGCGCGCAGCGGCAACGCCCTCCTGCGCACCCTGGGTGACGACGTGCTCGACTGCCCGGTGGGCATCCGGATCGACAACCGCGGCCGCATCTACGTGGCGGACGCGTGCCTCGACCGCGTCGTGATGTTCGACTCGTACGTGGACGACGGCACGGTGCGCCGCACGTTCGGGGGCACCGGCCAGGCATTCGGGCAGATGGACGATCCGCGTTTTCTCGCCGTGGACCGCTCCGCGCGCGTGCACGTGGCCGAGCGCGGCAACGTGCGGGTGCAGTCCTGGCGCCCGTCCGGCGGGCGCCAGGTGCCCGTGTCGGCCTTCGGCGTGGCGCAGCCGCCCACGTTCCTCGCCCCGGAGGGGCTGGTGCGCGACGCGGCCGGCCGCGTCTACGTCTCCGACGACAGCGCGGCCGACGGCGAGGTGCGCGTCTTCGACCGTCGCGGGCTGCATCTCGAGACAATCGCCGGCCCCGGCTCGGGCCCGGGCCAGGTGTCGGCTCCCCGCGGCCTCGCCCGCGACCCGCTCGGCCGGCTGCTGGTGGCCGACTCGGGCAACGGCCGCGTCCAGGTGTACGCGCTCCCGACCGCGGTCGAGACGGGAGAGGACGGTGCCGGCGCGGATGACGAGGAGGCCCAGCAGGGCCGGGTGTCGCAGGCCGCGCCGGGCGCCCGCTACCTCGACGCGCTCGTCGGGCTGTCGCGTCCCGCCGACGCCGCGGTGGCGCCGGGAGCCATGCTCTACGTGGCCGACCCGGGCAGCGGGCGCGTGCTGCGCTTCCGCTACGACGACGCCGACCGCGACGGTGCCCTCGACGGCCGCGACACCTGCCCCGGCCTGCCCGACCCGGTGCAGCGCGACACCGACCGCGACGGCGCCGGCGACGAGTGCGATGCCGACGATGACGGCGACGGCATCCCCGACGCCGCCGACGCCTGCCCCCGCACGCGGCGCGGCAGCGACGCCAACGGCGACGGCTGCGGCGACCCGCGCAGCCGCATATCCGCCCCCCGCGACCGCAAGGTCTTCCGCGCCCGCCGCCCACCGTCGCGGCTGGTCGGCCGGGCCAGCGCCGACGAGCTGGGTGTGGCCTCGGTCCAGTACGCGCTGGCGCGTGTGCGCGGCCGGCGCTGCGCCTGGTACACGGGCCGCCGCTTCGGCCGCCCCCGCTCCTGCAGCCGGCCGGTCTGGCTTGACGCTCGCGGCGCCGGCCGCTGGGAGGCGCGCGTCCGCATCCGCGGCCGCGGCAGCTACCGGCTGCTCAGCCGCGCCATCCAGAGCGGCGGCGTGACGGAGTCCACGCTCACGCGCCAGAACACCAAGCGCTTCCGCGTCCGCTGA
- a CDS encoding adenylate/guanylate cyclase domain-containing protein, whose amino-acid sequence MSRLLDWLYRRLRVAYFGLHLLVDGFAAALVCLGAVGLISIYQPMSVGEFWVIVGFSEAFVMGAFAFVALRATKVIWPTMRWVARGRTEEGAAEAWRAAVAFPREAVAQAGWLPFVIAVAPLAVFLTLRYDLPYYSVAIVIAGGMVAIAYAGILSFFVAESLLRPVLRDIASHLPPDFAAVPAGVPLRWKLLGSLPLINVVTGVVVSGLSTTGSAASLDDLGIDVVVAVVVAFTLSLELTALVTKSVLGPVRELLGATDRAARGDLSARVPVISGDELGRLASSFNAMMAGLAERERLQAAFGSYVDPDVAERVLAEGELLEGEELEATLMFVDVRDFTAFAERATARESVAQLNDFFGVVVPIVMRHGGHANKFIGDGLLAVFGAPERHPDHADRALLAACEIAQSVQSVFSDGVSIGVGINSGQVVAGSIGGGGRLEFTVIGDPVNVASRVEQATRELGDTILLTEATRTLLGPHAPALEPRGGIELRGKAEPVALYAIARASTDGCKDSSSLDERTKVET is encoded by the coding sequence ATGTCGCGCCTGCTCGACTGGCTGTACCGCCGCCTGCGCGTGGCGTACTTCGGCCTGCACCTGCTGGTGGACGGGTTCGCCGCCGCGCTGGTGTGCCTGGGCGCGGTGGGCCTGATCTCCATCTACCAGCCCATGTCCGTGGGCGAGTTCTGGGTCATCGTCGGCTTCTCCGAGGCGTTCGTGATGGGCGCCTTCGCGTTCGTCGCCCTGCGCGCCACGAAGGTGATCTGGCCGACGATGCGCTGGGTCGCGCGCGGGCGCACCGAGGAGGGCGCCGCCGAGGCGTGGCGGGCCGCGGTGGCGTTCCCGCGCGAGGCCGTTGCCCAGGCCGGCTGGCTGCCCTTCGTCATCGCGGTGGCCCCGCTCGCCGTCTTCCTCACGCTGCGCTACGACCTGCCCTACTACAGCGTCGCGATCGTCATCGCGGGCGGGATGGTGGCGATCGCATACGCGGGCATCCTCAGCTTCTTCGTGGCCGAGTCGCTGCTGCGGCCGGTGCTGCGCGACATCGCGTCGCACCTGCCGCCCGACTTCGCCGCCGTCCCGGCCGGGGTGCCGCTGCGCTGGAAGCTGCTCGGCTCGCTGCCGCTCATCAACGTCGTCACCGGCGTGGTGGTCAGCGGGCTGTCCACCACCGGCTCGGCGGCGTCGCTCGACGACCTCGGCATTGACGTGGTCGTGGCGGTGGTCGTGGCGTTCACGCTGTCGCTCGAGCTGACGGCGCTCGTGACGAAGTCCGTGCTGGGGCCCGTCCGCGAGCTGCTCGGGGCCACCGACCGCGCAGCGCGCGGAGACCTCAGCGCGCGCGTGCCCGTCATATCGGGTGACGAGCTCGGCCGGCTGGCCAGCAGCTTCAACGCGATGATGGCGGGCCTGGCGGAGCGCGAGCGCCTCCAGGCGGCGTTCGGCAGCTACGTGGACCCGGACGTGGCCGAGCGGGTGCTGGCGGAGGGGGAGCTGCTGGAGGGTGAGGAGCTCGAGGCCACGCTGATGTTCGTTGACGTGCGCGACTTCACGGCCTTCGCCGAGCGGGCCACCGCGCGGGAATCGGTTGCGCAGCTCAACGACTTCTTCGGCGTGGTGGTGCCGATCGTGATGCGCCACGGCGGGCACGCCAACAAGTTCATCGGCGACGGCCTGCTGGCGGTGTTCGGAGCCCCCGAGCGCCACCCCGATCATGCGGACCGCGCACTGCTTGCGGCATGCGAGATCGCGCAATCCGTGCAGAGCGTGTTTTCCGATGGCGTAAGCATCGGAGTCGGCATAAACTCGGGCCAGGTGGTCGCAGGTTCGATTGGGGGCGGGGGGAGGCTCGAGTTCACTGTCATCGGAGATCCGGTCAACGTCGCCTCGCGCGTCGAGCAGGCAACCCGTGAGCTCGGTGACACCATCCTCCTCACGGAGGCCACGCGCACCCTTCTGGGGCCCCACGCGCCTGCGCTGGAGCCGCGCGGCGGCATCGAGCTGCGCGGCAAGGCCGAGCCGGTCGCGCTGTACGCGATCGCGCGCGCGTCGACCGATGGGTGCAAGGACTCAAGTTCGCTGGACGAACGGACGAAGGTAGAGACATGA